A DNA window from Ranitomeya imitator isolate aRanImi1 chromosome 2, aRanImi1.pri, whole genome shotgun sequence contains the following coding sequences:
- the LOC138666154 gene encoding inactive pancreatic lipase-related protein 1-like: MVKGSSFDSSKPIKFLIHGYRPGPVHTWPYEMSKDILDVDDVNCFSVNWEDGAGIRYEQAVSNARVVGAQIAQFKASLQDMYEKSSLDVHIIGHSLGAHIAGFAGQTENSHVQRITGLDPAGPFFEGAKNDMKLDSSDAERVDAIYTDTPTLTSLLMLRGLGTNDVSGHLNFYPNGGRNQPGCAMTPLLYLLNPTEIFSAFSCSHSRCVDLYRESIRNPAAFRGHRAASYEAYLNRAGSSCDGGCVFMGYHLDPSTSISGKFYFRTSGESPFSAEGQ; this comes from the exons ATGGTCAAGGGTTCCAGCTTTGATTCAAGCAAGCCGATAAAGTTCCTCATCCATGGATACAGACCGGGACCTGTCCATACTTGGCCGTATGAGATGTCTAAG GATATATTAGATGTTGATGACGTGAACTGTTTTTCGGTGAACTGGGAGGACGGGGCCGGCATCAGATACGAGCAGGCTGTGAGTAACGCTCGTGTGGTGGGCGCACAGATAGCCCAGTTCAAGGCTTCATTACAG GACATGTATGAAAAGAGCTCACTGGACGTGCACATCATCGGTCACAGTTTGGGGGCTCACATTGCTGGATTTGCCGGGCAGACAGAGAATTCTCATGTGCAGAGAATAACCG GACTGGACCCAGCCGGACCCTTTTTTGAAGGAGCCAAAAATGACATGAAACTGGATTCATCAGATGCTGAACGTGTAGATGCCATCTACACCGACACTCCCACCCTCACCTCCTTATTGA TGCTCAGAGGTTTGGGAACCAACGATGTATCCGGGCATCTAAATTTCTATCCGAATGGTGGAAGAAACCAGCCGGGGTGTGCGATGACCCCCCTCCTCTACCTCCTGAATCCTACCG AAATCTTTAGCGCTTTTTCCTGTAGTCATTCTCGGTGCGTCGATCTGTACAGAGAAAGCATCCGCAATCCCGCGGCCTTCCGGGGTCACCGGGCAGCTTCTTATGAGGCCTATCTGAAT AGAGCTGGATCCTCGTGTGATGGAGGTTGTGTCTTTATGGGATATCACTTGGATCCCTCCACATCAATATCTGGGAAGTTCTACTTCAGAACTAGCGGAGAGTCGCCATTTTCAG CTGAAGGTCAGTGA